From the genome of Pelmatolapia mariae isolate MD_Pm_ZW linkage group LG12, Pm_UMD_F_2, whole genome shotgun sequence, one region includes:
- the seta gene encoding SET nuclear proto-oncogene a gives MSASAAKVSKKELNSNHDGADETSEKEQQEAIEHIDEVQNEIDRLNEQASEEILKVEQKYNKLRQPFFQKRSELIAKIPNFWVTTFVNHPQVSALLGEEDEEALHYLSRVEVTEFEDIKSGYRIDFYFDENPYFENKVLSKEFHLNESGDPSSKSTEIKWKSGKDLTKRSSQTQNKAGRKRQHEEPESFFTWFTDHADAGADELGEVIKDDIWPNPLQYYLVPDMEDEEGEGEEDEEDEEGLEDIDEEGDEDGEEDEEDDGEDGEDDEGEDD, from the exons ATGTCGGCCTCGGCGGCAAAAGTGAGTAAAAAGGAGCTGAACTCAAACCATGACGGAGCGGATGAGACCTCCG AGAAAGAGCAGCAAGAAGCTATTGAACACATTGATGAAGTTCAAAATGAAATTGACAG GTTGAATGAGCAAGCAAGTGAGGAGATCCTCAAAGTAGAACAGAAATACAACAAACTCCGTCAGCCATTCTTTCAAAAGAGGTCAGAACTGATCGCCAAAATCCCCAACTTCTGGGTCACCACATTTGTCAACCATCCACAGG TATCAGCCCTACTGGGGGAGGAAGATGAGGAAGCGCTTCATTACCTGAGCCGAGTGGAGGTGACAGAGTTTGAAGACATCAAGTCAGGCTACAGAATAGATTTT taTTTCGATGAAAATCCGTACTTCGAAAACAAAGTTCTTTCCAAAGAGTTCCATCTGAATGAGAGCGGAGACCCATCTTCAAAGTCAACAGAAATCAAATGGAAATCAGGAAAG GACCTGACCAAGCGCTCCAGCCAGACACAGAACAAAGCAGGAAGGAAGAGGCAACACGAAGAACCAGAGAGCTTCTTCACTTGGTTCACTGATCATGCCGACGCGGGCGCTGATGAGCTCGGGGAGGTCATCAAGGATGACATCTGGCCAAACCCTCTGCAGTACTACCTG GTTCCTGATATGGAGGATGAAGAGGGTGAAGGtgaggaagatgaagaggatgaggagggtCTGGAGGACATTGATGAGGAAGGAGATGAAGATGGtgaggaagatgaagaggatgatggagAAGATGGAGAG GACGACGAGGGAGAAGATGACTAA